In a single window of the Limnohabitans sp. 2KL-27 genome:
- the lpxD gene encoding UDP-3-O-(3-hydroxymyristoyl)glucosamine N-acyltransferase: MSLSLGAIVETLGGRLLGPSDMQVSGLAPLLSAQPDQISFLSQARYQSQLANSLAGCVIVSPALEAQVIQRPAAIVTDDPYVYFARLTRLWKRALPQPSGPRIHPSAVIDPEAHIAEDAVIGPLCVVERGAVVGPGTWLKSRVTVGEDCKIGARCLVHSGVVIGADGFGFAPHQGQWEKIEQLGAVRIGNDVEIGANTCIDRGALEDTVIEEGVKLDNLIQIGHNVHVGKHTAMAGCVGVAGSAKIGAHCTVGGGAVVLGHLSLADHVHISAASVVTRSISQPGHYTGMFPLDSNANWEKNAASLKQLSRLRDRIKALEADIQNDKEN, from the coding sequence GTGTCGCTGTCTCTGGGCGCTATTGTTGAGACCTTGGGAGGGCGACTGTTGGGTCCGTCCGACATGCAAGTGTCGGGATTGGCGCCTTTGCTCAGTGCGCAGCCCGACCAGATCAGTTTCCTCAGCCAAGCCCGTTACCAAAGCCAACTGGCCAACAGCTTGGCAGGCTGCGTGATTGTGAGCCCGGCGTTAGAGGCCCAGGTGATCCAGCGCCCTGCGGCCATCGTGACCGATGACCCTTATGTGTACTTCGCCCGCTTGACCCGTTTGTGGAAGCGAGCGCTGCCCCAGCCTTCAGGACCCAGGATCCACCCGAGTGCGGTGATCGATCCCGAGGCCCATATCGCCGAGGATGCTGTGATTGGCCCTTTGTGCGTGGTTGAGCGCGGTGCCGTGGTGGGCCCCGGTACATGGCTGAAGTCCCGAGTCACAGTGGGTGAAGACTGCAAAATCGGGGCGCGCTGCCTGGTGCACTCGGGCGTGGTCATTGGCGCAGACGGTTTTGGGTTTGCCCCCCACCAGGGCCAGTGGGAAAAAATAGAGCAACTCGGTGCTGTGCGCATTGGCAACGATGTGGAAATCGGGGCCAACACCTGCATTGACCGAGGGGCCTTGGAGGACACGGTCATTGAAGAAGGCGTCAAACTCGACAACCTGATTCAGATTGGCCACAACGTGCACGTTGGCAAGCACACGGCCATGGCCGGGTGCGTTGGCGTGGCTGGCAGTGCCAAGATTGGTGCTCACTGCACTGTGGGCGGCGGCGCCGTGGTGCTGGGGCATCTGAGCCTGGCCGACCATGTGCACATTTCTGCGGCGTCGGTGGTCACGCGTTCCATCTCGCAACCCGGCCACTACACCGGGATGTTTCCGCTGGACAGCAATGCCAATTGGGAAAAAAACGCCGCCAGCCTCAAACAATTGTCCCGCTTGCGCGATCGCATCAAAGCCCTCGAGGCGGACATTCAAAACGACAAGGAAAATTGA
- the fabZ gene encoding 3-hydroxyacyl-ACP dehydratase FabZ — MMDIHKILKQLPHRYPFLLVDRVLELEKGVRIKALKNVTINEPFFTGHFPHRPVMPGVLMLEALAQAAALLSFDTLDAAPDDNTVYYFAGIDGARFKRPVEPGDQLTLDVQLDRMKAGIFKFKAQAKVGDELACEAELMCTMRKIA, encoded by the coding sequence ATGATGGACATTCACAAAATTCTCAAGCAGCTGCCGCACCGCTACCCGTTTTTGCTGGTGGACCGTGTGCTGGAGCTCGAAAAAGGCGTGCGCATCAAGGCTTTGAAGAACGTCACAATCAATGAGCCATTTTTCACAGGCCATTTCCCTCACCGTCCGGTCATGCCTGGCGTGCTGATGCTGGAGGCCTTGGCCCAAGCGGCCGCGTTGTTGTCTTTTGATACCTTGGACGCCGCGCCCGATGACAACACGGTCTATTATTTTGCGGGCATTGACGGCGCGCGTTTCAAGCGTCCGGTCGAGCCTGGCGATCAATTGACGCTGGATGTGCAGCTGGACCGCATGAAGGCTGGAATTTTCAAGTTCAAGGCCCAGGCCAAGGTGGGTGACGAGCTGGCCTGCGAAGCTGAATTGATGTGCACCATGCGCAAAATTGCCTGA
- the lpxA gene encoding acyl-ACP--UDP-N-acetylglucosamine O-acyltransferase encodes MATIHSTALVDPAAQLDASVTVGPYTLIGPNVVIGAGSTVGSHCTIEGHTTIGQNNHIHSYTSLGAAPQDKKYAGEPTRLVIGDGNTIREFCTFNAGTVNGGGVTRVGDDNLFMAYVHLAHDCHIGSHTIFANNSQLAGHVVVGDWVILGGFTVVRQFLRLGAHSFTAMCTLLFADLPPYVTCQGQPASARTVNAEGLRRRGYSPTQIAAVRAMHKALYRENLTLEASKERILQIAKDKPEVQADVDMMLDFLAGVSPKVGIVRSRRRSVD; translated from the coding sequence ATGGCGACTATCCATTCCACCGCTTTGGTCGATCCGGCCGCCCAGCTGGACGCCTCCGTGACCGTTGGTCCTTACACCCTCATTGGCCCGAATGTGGTCATCGGTGCTGGCTCCACGGTGGGCTCGCATTGCACGATCGAGGGCCATACCACCATCGGACAGAACAACCACATCCACAGCTACACCTCCTTGGGCGCTGCGCCGCAGGACAAAAAATACGCGGGTGAACCCACCCGTTTGGTGATCGGCGACGGCAACACCATTCGGGAGTTTTGCACTTTCAATGCCGGCACCGTCAACGGCGGTGGCGTGACCCGGGTGGGTGATGACAACCTGTTCATGGCGTATGTCCATTTGGCGCACGATTGCCACATTGGCAGCCACACCATTTTTGCCAACAACTCGCAATTGGCGGGTCACGTGGTGGTGGGCGACTGGGTCATCCTCGGCGGCTTCACTGTGGTGCGCCAGTTTTTGCGGCTGGGGGCGCACAGCTTCACGGCCATGTGCACTTTGCTGTTTGCCGACCTCCCGCCCTATGTGACATGTCAGGGCCAGCCCGCTTCAGCCCGCACCGTGAACGCCGAAGGTTTGCGTCGCCGCGGTTATTCGCCGACCCAAATCGCTGCCGTGCGGGCCATGCACAAAGCCCTTTACCGCGAAAACCTCACTCTGGAAGCCTCCAAAGAACGCATCTTGCAAATCGCCAAGGATAAACCGGAGGTTCAGGCCGACGTCGACATGATGCTGGACTTTTTGGCGGGCGTTTCGCCCAAAGTGGGCATTGTGCGTTCGCGTCGTCGGTCGGTCGATTGA
- a CDS encoding Gfo/Idh/MocA family protein, which yields MALLRCAVIGVGYLGKFHAQKYAKIPECQLVAVVDSRQDQAELVAGSLGCAALTDYKSLIGQVDAVSIVVPTQGHYEVCAEFLRAGVHVLVEKPMTTTLEQADALIRLAKENQCVLAVGHLERFNPAALALEPLLSNPRFIDSSRLAPFKPRATDVSVLLDLMIHDVDLILSLVDSELESVECSGARVLTSDIDIANARIRFANGCVANVTASRVSAKSERKMRVFQHQACHSLDFQARTLTTYRGATTPLSDPEQAIERHEQSFGEADPLFSEILDFVESIRQGRPPKVSGEAGRRALEAVQRITEATRLIS from the coding sequence GTGGCCCTGTTGCGTTGCGCCGTCATTGGCGTTGGTTATCTGGGCAAGTTTCATGCTCAAAAGTACGCCAAAATTCCCGAGTGTCAGCTCGTCGCGGTGGTAGACAGTCGGCAGGATCAGGCCGAGCTTGTCGCCGGCTCCTTGGGCTGTGCGGCGCTGACAGACTACAAGTCCTTGATCGGTCAGGTCGACGCGGTCTCCATCGTGGTGCCCACCCAAGGTCATTACGAAGTGTGTGCCGAGTTTCTGCGGGCCGGTGTGCATGTTTTGGTTGAAAAGCCCATGACCACCACCCTGGAGCAGGCCGATGCACTGATCCGCCTGGCGAAAGAAAACCAATGCGTGTTGGCGGTGGGGCATCTGGAGCGATTCAATCCGGCCGCCCTGGCGCTGGAGCCCTTGTTGTCCAACCCTCGATTCATTGACAGCTCGCGCTTGGCTCCGTTCAAGCCACGCGCCACCGATGTGAGTGTGCTGTTGGATTTGATGATCCACGATGTGGATTTGATCCTGTCGCTGGTCGACAGCGAGCTGGAAAGTGTGGAATGTTCTGGGGCGCGGGTGTTGACATCCGACATCGACATTGCCAATGCACGGATTCGCTTTGCCAACGGTTGCGTGGCCAATGTGACCGCCAGTCGCGTGAGCGCCAAGAGCGAGCGCAAAATGCGTGTCTTCCAACATCAGGCTTGCCATTCCTTGGACTTCCAGGCCCGGACCTTGACGACCTACCGCGGTGCCACCACGCCTCTGTCCGATCCCGAACAGGCCATTGAGCGGCACGAGCAGTCGTTTGGCGAGGCCGATCCTTTGTTTTCCGAAATCCTCGACTTTGTCGAGAGCATTCGGCAAGGCCGCCCACCCAAGGTGAGCGGTGAAGCTGGTCGCCGTGCGTTGGAGGCTGTTCAGCGCATCACCGAAGCCACCCGACTGATTTCCTGA
- a CDS encoding DegT/DnrJ/EryC1/StrS aminotransferase family protein, translating into MPIPMVDLVAQYRDLQPQLEPAFLKALTAAQFILGPNVQAFEKEAADYLGVAHAITCANGTDALHLALLAAGIGPGDEVITTPFTFIATAEAIAYVGAKAVFVDIDPCTFNIDVAQAQRAITAKTKALLPVHLFGQPANLAPLMALAKEHQLQLVEDCAQSFGADIGGIQTGAMGDVAAFSFFPSKNLGCFGDGGMVTTQSDDMAETLRMLRNHGSKVRYYHDIVGYNSRLDELQAVVLRAKLPLIDHYNQERRRVAHRYNAGLCLLNLQTPCEDGVGLHVFHQYTVLTDDRAAIQQALTEHKIASAVYYPVPLHQQKVFAGISAGTHFPVTESVAQRCLSLPIYPELSNEAIDEVCGVIRQALKA; encoded by the coding sequence ATGCCCATCCCTATGGTCGATCTGGTCGCTCAGTACCGCGATCTCCAGCCTCAGTTGGAACCTGCATTTTTGAAAGCCTTAACGGCTGCGCAGTTCATTTTGGGCCCCAACGTTCAAGCTTTTGAAAAAGAGGCGGCGGACTACCTGGGTGTCGCCCACGCCATCACTTGTGCCAACGGCACCGATGCATTGCACTTGGCCTTGTTGGCTGCGGGCATTGGGCCTGGCGACGAAGTGATCACCACGCCTTTCACATTCATCGCCACCGCAGAGGCCATTGCATATGTGGGGGCCAAAGCCGTATTTGTGGACATCGATCCCTGCACCTTCAACATCGACGTGGCGCAGGCCCAGCGCGCCATCACCGCCAAGACCAAGGCCTTGTTGCCGGTGCATTTGTTTGGACAGCCCGCCAATTTGGCGCCTTTGATGGCCTTGGCCAAAGAACACCAGCTTCAATTGGTGGAAGACTGCGCACAATCTTTTGGTGCCGACATCGGTGGCATCCAGACTGGCGCAATGGGTGATGTGGCAGCTTTCAGCTTTTTCCCCAGTAAAAATTTAGGCTGCTTTGGTGACGGCGGTATGGTCACAACGCAGTCGGACGACATGGCGGAAACTCTGCGCATGCTTCGCAACCACGGCAGCAAGGTGCGCTATTACCACGACATCGTGGGTTACAACAGCCGACTTGATGAACTGCAGGCCGTGGTGCTGCGGGCCAAGCTGCCGTTGATTGACCATTACAACCAAGAGCGTCGCCGCGTTGCCCACCGGTACAACGCTGGCTTGTGTTTGCTGAACTTGCAAACGCCCTGCGAAGATGGCGTGGGCTTGCATGTGTTCCACCAGTACACCGTGTTGACCGATGACCGTGCGGCCATTCAACAGGCTTTGACTGAGCACAAAATCGCCAGCGCTGTTTATTACCCCGTGCCTTTGCACCAGCAAAAGGTGTTTGCCGGTATTTCTGCGGGGACCCATTTCCCAGTCACCGAGTCGGTGGCGCAGCGCTGCTTGTCGCTCCCGATCTATCCTGAGCTGAGCAACGAAGCCATCGACGAGGTGTGCGGCGTGATTCGCCAGGCTTTGAAGGCGTGA